Proteins from a single region of Paenibacillus sp. BIHB 4019:
- a CDS encoding cellulose biosynthesis cyclic di-GMP-binding regulatory protein BcsB, producing the protein MKRRIFVITFICMALLLGQLGQLGAATASAAEAPGTESYDIPFITADTSMSGVMATRQDFFQIPSYWNVSSVVVNMDYKVSQLADKDRSSVTLAINGVAFYSFRPDRTVEKKQRLSVTIPRELLAEGTNTLSTEGSIQTIINDQICSPDEERDNWLQLYSSSSVDVRYVSKPLDGSIRDFNERFTSLDTVSKSLNTIAVPAQASAKEMEAAVYALSGFAKANTLQDKAIPLLAFDDEYYAGKKLVTAVALYDQLPSGLKTAVGTPDLNGKALIQLVRQGEQWALVVTAKDEALLVKASRLVANQALMSQLSSDRKIVDESTDVSTPVVNISRNVVLTESGDELKGPRHQEKAYFVSLPANRSIADASKISLDFRYAKNLDFDRSMVTVLINNTPIGSKKLTEELANGDSITLPIPKNLDISGNFSVVVAFDLELKNAVCVQNQNQMPWAFVTKDSMLQLNTKDRTELLFNNYPYPFLRDGAFNQVAVVLPQERDSYTYRTVANLFNLLGQYAEGNTGDVLFYNDDVAADVLKARNVIAIGTFQSNKVIRDHNDALYFKYDANGAGLQSNEKMSIDSDYGKRIGTLQLIDSPYEAGHGLLAVTGADSEYYYLASKLVASQGTVWKVFGDGVSTDKDGNINAFRFKKEAEPEQASVISNAMERTDVLSFVIAAALVMVLVLVSLIFLARKYRRRRGDRDEA; encoded by the coding sequence ATGAAAAGACGCATATTTGTCATTACCTTCATATGCATGGCGCTGCTGCTTGGACAGCTGGGCCAGCTTGGAGCAGCAACAGCAAGCGCAGCAGAGGCACCGGGAACAGAGAGCTATGATATTCCATTCATTACAGCAGATACATCCATGTCGGGTGTGATGGCGACGCGCCAGGACTTTTTTCAAATACCGTCCTATTGGAATGTGAGCAGCGTCGTCGTCAATATGGACTATAAGGTGTCGCAGCTCGCCGATAAGGACCGTTCCAGCGTCACTTTGGCGATCAATGGCGTAGCCTTCTATTCGTTCCGCCCGGATCGCACAGTAGAGAAAAAGCAGCGCCTAAGCGTGACGATTCCTCGCGAGCTGCTGGCGGAAGGCACAAACACGCTGTCGACAGAAGGAAGCATTCAGACGATTATCAATGATCAAATCTGTTCGCCTGATGAGGAGCGGGACAATTGGCTCCAGCTATACAGCAGCTCCAGCGTGGATGTTCGTTATGTAAGCAAGCCGCTGGACGGCTCTATCCGCGATTTTAATGAGCGCTTTACAAGCCTCGACACGGTCAGCAAAAGCTTGAATACGATTGCAGTGCCGGCGCAGGCTTCCGCGAAAGAAATGGAAGCGGCCGTCTACGCGCTGTCTGGCTTTGCCAAGGCGAATACGCTTCAGGACAAGGCGATTCCGCTGCTTGCCTTCGATGATGAATATTATGCAGGCAAAAAGCTCGTTACGGCTGTTGCCTTGTATGACCAGCTTCCAAGCGGGCTGAAGACAGCTGTCGGCACACCGGATTTGAACGGTAAAGCGCTGATTCAGCTTGTGCGCCAAGGCGAGCAATGGGCGCTCGTTGTAACCGCGAAGGATGAGGCGCTGCTCGTGAAGGCAAGCCGCCTTGTGGCGAATCAGGCATTGATGAGCCAGCTGAGCTCCGACCGCAAAATCGTCGATGAGAGCACCGATGTCTCGACGCCTGTGGTCAACATTAGCCGCAATGTCGTTTTGACCGAATCAGGCGACGAGCTGAAGGGCCCGCGCCATCAGGAGAAAGCTTATTTTGTGTCGCTGCCAGCCAATCGTTCCATCGCTGACGCAAGCAAAATCAGTCTCGATTTCCGTTATGCGAAAAACTTGGATTTTGACCGTTCGATGGTGACGGTGCTCATCAACAATACGCCTATCGGCAGCAAGAAGCTGACGGAGGAGCTGGCAAATGGCGATTCGATTACATTGCCAATTCCGAAAAATCTGGACATTTCCGGCAACTTTTCCGTCGTTGTCGCCTTTGATCTAGAGCTGAAAAATGCCGTTTGCGTGCAAAATCAGAACCAAATGCCGTGGGCTTTCGTGACGAAGGATTCCATGCTGCAATTGAATACGAAGGATCGGACGGAGCTGTTGTTCAACAACTATCCGTATCCCTTTTTAAGGGATGGAGCATTTAACCAGGTAGCGGTCGTGCTGCCGCAGGAGCGCGATTCCTACACGTATCGTACGGTAGCCAACCTGTTTAATCTGCTCGGCCAATATGCAGAGGGCAACACAGGAGACGTTCTCTTTTATAATGATGATGTCGCTGCTGATGTTTTGAAGGCCCGCAACGTCATCGCGATTGGGACCTTCCAAAGCAACAAGGTCATTCGTGATCATAATGATGCGCTGTACTTCAAATATGATGCGAATGGCGCTGGCTTGCAGTCCAATGAGAAAATGAGCATCGACTCCGATTACGGCAAGCGTATCGGAACTTTGCAGCTAATTGATTCCCCGTATGAAGCGGGACATGGCTTGCTCGCCGTTACTGGGGCAGACTCGGAATATTATTATCTAGCCTCGAAGCTGGTCGCCAGCCAAGGAACGGTATGGAAGGTGTTCGGCGATGGCGTATCGACGGACAAGGACGGCAACATTAACGCATTTCGTTTCAAAAAAGAAGCCGAGCCCGAGCAAGCCTCCGTCATTAGCAATGCGATGGAACGCACCGATGTGCTCAGCTTCGTAATTGCAGCAGCACTTGTTATGGTGCTGGTGCTCGTATCGCTGATTTTCCTAGCTCGCAAATATCGCAGAAGACGGGGTGATCGCGATGAGGCGTAA
- a CDS encoding glycosyltransferase: MTIADILMLIAVICIWSLLLVNVVLIIAGYLFYIQSEGKPVPEIKGETPFVTIMVPAHNEGKVITKTVESLLALDYPHDRYEIIVINDNSSDNSAALLAEVQARYAGRHLIVINTDKVTGGKGKSNALNIGFQQSRGELIAIYDADNTPERTALRYLVGEITNDDTLGAVIGKFRTRNRDTNLLTRFINIETLSFQWMAQAGRWKLFKLCTIPGTNFIMWRHIVERIGGWDVKAIAEDTEISFRIYMMGYRIKFQPKAVTWEQEPQTVKVWFKQRTRWAKGNIYVIVKNIPLLFDRSATNIRFDILYFLSIYFLLLTSLVMSDLLLILHALGYVHTTIAGFSSFLWVLAVTLFIVGTYITLTTEKGELRLSNVWIIMLMYVSYCQMWMVVAAYGLYTYLKDLVFKREAKWYKTERY; encoded by the coding sequence ATGACAATCGCAGACATCCTCATGTTGATTGCCGTTATCTGTATTTGGTCGCTACTGCTCGTCAATGTGGTGCTGATAATCGCCGGATATTTATTTTATATTCAGAGCGAAGGGAAGCCTGTACCGGAAATCAAGGGGGAGACCCCCTTCGTCACCATTATGGTTCCGGCCCACAATGAGGGCAAGGTCATTACGAAGACAGTAGAGTCGCTGTTGGCGCTTGATTATCCGCATGACCGCTACGAAATTATCGTCATTAACGATAATTCCTCGGATAATAGCGCGGCGCTGCTTGCCGAGGTACAGGCCAGATACGCGGGACGCCATTTAATTGTTATCAACACCGACAAGGTGACAGGCGGCAAGGGCAAGTCGAATGCGCTCAACATTGGCTTTCAGCAAAGCCGCGGCGAGCTGATCGCCATATATGATGCGGACAATACGCCGGAGCGCACAGCGCTTCGCTATCTGGTCGGTGAAATTACGAATGATGATACGCTGGGCGCGGTCATCGGAAAGTTCCGAACACGCAACCGCGATACGAATCTGCTTACCCGTTTCATTAACATAGAGACGCTTTCCTTCCAATGGATGGCGCAGGCGGGCAGATGGAAGCTGTTCAAGCTTTGCACGATACCGGGAACGAACTTCATTATGTGGCGCCATATCGTCGAGCGGATTGGCGGCTGGGATGTGAAGGCGATTGCCGAGGATACCGAGATCAGCTTCCGTATTTACATGATGGGGTACCGAATCAAATTTCAGCCGAAGGCCGTCACCTGGGAGCAGGAGCCGCAAACGGTCAAAGTGTGGTTCAAGCAGCGAACGCGCTGGGCGAAGGGCAACATTTATGTCATTGTGAAAAATATTCCTTTGCTGTTTGACCGCTCGGCGACGAACATCCGCTTTGATATTTTATACTTTTTATCGATTTATTTTCTGCTTCTCACGTCGCTCGTTATGTCGGACCTGCTGCTCATACTTCATGCCTTAGGTTACGTACATACGACGATCGCCGGCTTCAGCTCCTTTCTCTGGGTGCTGGCGGTCACGCTGTTTATTGTAGGCACTTATATTACGCTAACGACGGAGAAAGGCGAGCTAAGGCTGTCCAATGTGTGGATTATTATGCTGATGTACGTATCCTATTGCCAAATGTGGATGGTTGTTGCCGCTTACGGCCTATATACGTATCTCAAGGATTTAGTATTTAAGCGCGAAGCAAAATGGTACAAAACCGAACGTTATTAA